The Pelobates fuscus isolate aPelFus1 chromosome 2, aPelFus1.pri, whole genome shotgun sequence genome has a segment encoding these proteins:
- the GCM1 gene encoding chorion-specific transcription factor GCMa, translating into MERKVTVSQRKGISWDINDMKLPQDPKQTDWFQEWPDSYVKHIYSSTDRNAQRHLSGWAMRNTNNHNSRILKKSCLGVLVCSNDCTAPDGRKTYLRPAICDKARQKQQSKRCTNCNGPLKLISCRGHGGFPVTNFWRHEGPYIYFQTKGIHDHPKPETKLESDTRKTGQKKRPAILTNSLGFKRTRTEESFTGEIQNQENESSGVLQNPPFYDFNDMDIDQSSEGNMLNNCFSMSKSYSFGKATYFMEPLSDADWSKRRSNQYESGDYSDHDWINSAVNFDLFNEDQQAWNKALCVKGQNFSSYTQSIENWDIASLYHCHDSLVQQSPTLEPTTKACISQEEPYLFRYNPNHLSPTLSQ; encoded by the exons GATCCAAAGCAAACAGACTGGTTTCAGGAATGGCCTGATTCCTACGTGAAGCACATTTACAGCTCTACAGATAGAAATGCACAGAGACATCTGAGTGGCTGGGCAATGCGCAATACCAATAACCACAATTCTCGAATACTGAAGAAGTCCTGCCTTGGGGTTCTTGTCTGCAGCAATGACTGTACAGCACCAGATGGCAGAAAAACCTATCTCAGGCCTGCGATCTGTGACAAAGCACGTCAGAAGCAACAGA GCAAACGCTGTACAAATTGCAATGGACCATTAAAACTTATTTCTTGTCGAGGACATGGAGGTTTTCCAGTGACCAATTTCTGGAGGCATGAAGGaccttatatatattttcag ACAAAAGGAATTCATGACCATCCAAAACCggaaacaaaactggaatcagATACCAGAAAGACAGGACAGAAGAAGCGCCCAGCAATTTTAACCAATTCCCTGGGGTTTAAAAGGACTAGAACTGAAGAG TCCTTCACAGGCGAAATACAAAATCAGGAAAACGAGTCCAGTGGAGTACTGCAGAATCCTCCTTTTTATGATTTTAATGACATGGACATCGATCAGTCATCCGAAGGGAACATGCTGAATAACTGCTTTTCCATGAGCAAGAGCTACAGTTTTGGGAAAGCTACATATTTCATGGAACCACTGAGTGACGCAGACTGGAGTAAAAGGAGATCCAACCAGTATGAGAGTGGAGACTACAGTGACCATGATTGGATAAATTCAGCTGTGAACTTTGACCTGTTTAATGAAGACCAGCAAGCATGgaacaaagcactgtgtgttaAAGGTCAAAACTTTTCGAGTTACACACAATCCATCGAAAACTGGGATATTGCATCTTTATATCACTGTCATGACTCACTGGTTCAACAATCCCCAACTCTGGAACCTACAACGAAAGCCTGTATCTCTCAGGAAGAGCCATACCTATTTAGGTATAATCCAAATCACTTGTCCCCAACCTTATCACAGTAA